The genomic region CTGCGGCTGCATGGTGCCGGCGTCCTTGAGGCGGCCGAGCTGCACGACCAGCAGCTGCGCCAGGGTGATCCGGCGGGCCATCTCGGCCAGCTTGATCTGCGCGCTCTGGGTCGCCGCCACCGGCCGGTCGAACAGGATGCGCTCCTTGGAATAGTTCAGCGCCTCGTCGAGGCAGGCGATGGCGGCACCGATCGGCCCCCAGGTGATGCCATAGCGTGCCTGGGTCAGGCAGCCCAGAGGTCCCTTCAGGCCCTTCACGTTGGGCAGGCGATTGGCCTCGGGCACACGCACGTTGTCGAAGTACAGTGCGCTGGTTACCGAAGCGCGCAGGCTCATCTTGTGTTTGATCTCCTGGGCGGCGAAACCGGCCATGCCCTTCTCGACGACAAAGCCCTGGATGCCGTCCTCGGTCTGCGCCCAGACGATCACGATATCGGCCAGGTTGCCGTTGGTGATCCACATCTTGGAGCCGTTGAGGACCCAGTCGTCGCCATCGCGCTTGGCATGGGTCTTCATGTTGGCCGGGTCGGAACCGCCGTGCGGCTCGGTCAGGCCGAAGCAGCCGATCACCTTGCCGGCGGCCATGTCGGGCAGCCAGCGCTGGCGTTGCTCTTCCGAGCCATATGCGTAGATCGGGTACATGCACAGCGAGGACTGCACGCTGACAAAGCTGCGGATGCCGGAATCGCCGCGTTCGAGCTCCTGGCAGATCAGGCCGTAGCTGACCGCGTTGAGGCCGGCGCAACCGTACTGCTCCGGCAGCGACGAACCCAGCAGGCCGAGTTCGGCGATCTCGCCGACCAGCTCCTTCGGGAACCGGCCTTCGTCGAAGCAGTCGCCGATGATCGGCAGCACGCGCTCGTCGGTGAAGCGCGCCACCGTGTCCTGCACCGCGCGCTCCTCTTCGGTCAACAGGGAGCGGACGTCGTAAAGGTCGTACGGGTGCAGGGCCATGATGAACTCACGCGGTTGGGTAAACGGGCATTGTATCGATACCCGCTGCCCGCCGGCACCCTGTCCCGCGCGCAAAAAACGCAGTACGGGGGCGCATCCAGGCAAACGAAAGGGGCCGGATCGCTCCGGCCCCTCGGGATGACTGCATTGTCGCCGCCCCTGCGATCAGCCGCGGCTGGCAGGCTCCGCGGCATCGGCGGTCTGGGTCACGACCTTGCCGTCGACGACCGGCAGGCGATCGCCCGGCTCTTCGTCCATGCGCACGGTGCGCTCCTGGCCCTCGAAACTGTAGGTCACGTCGTAGCCGACCACCACGTCCTCGTTGCCGAGCAGGATGCGCTCGCCCGGCTTGCTGTTCATGCGCTTGGTGCCGGTCGAGCCGTCCGGCGCGCGGTAGGTCACGTCGTAGCCGGTCACGCGGGTGCTCTGCGAGGTGTCGGTCACGGTTCGGCACTGGCGGTCGACACGTTCGACGACTCTGTTGTCGGCGCTCTTTTGCTGGATGGCACGGCCCGCGAAAGCGCCGCCCACCGCGCCAGCGACCGTGGCGGCCTTTCGGCCGCTGCCACTGCCAACCTGATTACCCAGCGCACCGCCGACCACCGCACCGGCTACGGTGCCGGAAACGTTGTTCGGATCCTTGCGCGGAGCCTGCTCGTGCACGACCACATCCTCACAAACCTGGCGCGGAGTGTTGGTGGTGCTGGTCTCGCTGATCGGGCTGGTGCCGATCACGGCCGCATACAACTGCTGCTTCTCGGCTACCGGCTTGACCGAAACGACTTCGGCAAAATCGATCCGGCCGGTGTCCAGCGGAAGCGCGCCGTCGACTGCGGCATCAATGCCCGAATCAGCCATCGCGGGCTCCGCCTCGAGCATCGCCCCGGCGCCGCGATCGCTGCCGGTGAAACTGTTGTATGCCGCAACGGCAATGCCACCGACCAGCACGGATGCCAACGCGACCGCCAACATGCTCTTGTTCATCAGGACCTCCTTCGGCGGGATTCGGCCCGCGTGGTTGATGACTCGATTGCAGCACCACGAACCTGAACGGCCACCGATTTTCCTCACGTTTGCCTGATCGAAGGTGAATGGCGTTCAGAACACGTGATAGCGTTCTCGAATCCGGACACCATCCCGATCAAGCGAGCGTCCCATGGCCAACCCCCTGCTGCTGCCGCTGATGAACTGGGCGCGAGGACTGCGCTACCCGACCCTGTTCAAGATCACCGCCATCCTGTTTGCGATCAGCGTGCTGGTGCCCGATCCGCTTCCGTTCATCGACGAACTGGTGCTCGGGCTCGGCACCCTGCTGCTGGCCAACTGGAAAAATCGCAACAGCAAGAGCCCGCCCCGCTCCAGCGGCAATACCATCGAAGGCGAGCCGCCCCGCCATATCGATCCCTGAGCGCCCACCCAGGGCTTCCGCGTGGCCATGTTGATCGACAGCCACTGTCATCTCGACGCACCTGAATTCGACGCCGACCGGGATGCCGTCGTTGCCCGCGCACGTGCCGCCGGCGTGACCCGGCAGATCGTGCCGGCCATCACCGCCGGCACCTGGCCGGCCCTGAAGGATGTCTGCGCACGCGACCCCGGCCTGCACCCGGCCTACGGCCTGCACCCGATGTACCTGGATGCGCACCGCCCCGAACACCTGTCCCGGTTGCGCGAGTGGATCGAACGCGAGCGGCCGGTCGCGGTCGGCGAATGCGGGCTGGATCATTTCGTAGCGGGCCTGGACCCGGAACTGCAGGCCCGCTATTTCGAAGGACAACTGCGACTGGCACGTGAATTCGAACTGCCGGTCATCATCCACGCCCGCCGCGCGGTGGACGCGGTGCTCGCCACCGTCCGCCGCTTCGCCCCGTTACGCGGCGTGGTCCACAGTTTCTCCGGCAGTTCCGAGCAGGCGCGTCGCCTGTTCGACCGGGGTTTCCTGATCGGCCTGGGCGGGCCGGTGACCTACGACCGCGCCAACCGCCTGCATAGTCTCGCGGCCAGCGTTCCACTCGAAAGCCTGCTGCTGGAAACCGACGCCCCCGACCAGCCCGATGCCGGTATCCGCGGCCAGCGCAACGAGCCGGGGCGGCTGCCACACATACTCGACGCCATCGCCACACTGCGCGACATGGACCCGGCCGAACTGGCGCGTGCGACCACCGCCAATGCGGAACGCTTGTTCGGCCTATCCGCCGATGCAGGAACGGTATAGGCCGCGATTGGCGACTGGCACCTCGCCCAGGCTACATCCGGGGCCGCTTCTTCAACAGTATTTCAATCGCCTTGCCGACCGCGGCAAAGGCGAAGGCGCCGGTGACATGCGTAGCGGCGCCAAGGCCGCCACCGCAGTCGAGCTTGAAGCCGGCCTCGCCATCAACCTTCGGGCGTACGCCACAGACGGTGCCATCCGCCTGCGGGTACTGCACGTTCTCCAGCGAGTACACCGCCGGCACGCTGAAGTAGCGGCCCGGGCTGCGCGGGAAGTTGAACTCGGCACGCAGTTTCTTGCGGATCAATGCCAGCATCGCATCGTGCTCGGTCCGCGAGAGATCGCGCACGCGGACCTGGGTGGCGTCGGTGCGGCCGCCGGCCGAGCCGACCACCACCAGCGGCAACTTGTTGCGACGGCACCAGGCGATCAACTCGACCTTGCTGCGGAAGCTGTCGCAGGCATCGAGCACCAGGTCGAAACCGCCGCCCAGCAGTTCGACGACATTGCCCGCGGTCAGGAAGCTCGGCACCGCATCGATCGTCGACAGCGGGTTGATCGCCCGGCAACGATCAGCCATCGCCTCGACCTTGGCCCGACCGTAGTGACCATCCAGCGCCGGCAACTGGCGGTTGGTATTGGAGACGCACAGGTCGTCGGCATCGATCAGGGTCAGCTGGCCAATGCCGGTGCGGGCCAGCGCCTCGACCGCCCACGAACCGACTCCGCCCATGCCGACCACAGCCACCCGACAAGCAGCGAAGCGCTCAAGCGCACCACGGCCGTAAAGGCGATCGATGCCGGCGAAGCGTTCATGCCAGAGGGGGTCGAGAGTGGTCGTGTCCATGGCGATAGTCTAGCCGCGCCGGGCACATCGACCGCACGCACGTGCATGCTATCGTTCGCGCAGACATCCAGGAGGCCAGGCAATGACCGATACCCAGCCCAGCACAGCCGGCAAGGCAAAGCCTTTCAGCAACGCATCCAAGTACCTTTTCATGTTGATTCTCGGCCTGGTGCTGGGCGTGGTCGCGACGGTGATGTTGCTGCGCGCACTGGAAGCCCGCAAGGATCGTTTCCACGAGAGCGTGATGCATGTGCAGCAATGGCACCTGGACCGGTTGCGGGCGAGCGTCGAGCAGAACCGTTGCAGTGCAACCGACACCCTGCCCCACCTGCGCACCCTGCGCGAGATGGCGAACGACCTGGAACCGGCCTTCCCCGACCTTCGCGACGACAAGCGCTTCGCGAAGGCCGCCAGCGGCATGCGCGCGACGCTCGACAGCGCATTGGCCAACCCGCCGTTGAATTGCGCCGGTGTCGATGCCCTGACCAAGGACGTGGGCGGCGCCTGCAAGGCATGCCACCAGGACTTCCGCGGCTGAATGTTGCAGCAGCCAGGTATCCGGACGAACCCATCCTGAACGGATCCTGCCGGATTCTCAGAGGGTTCACGGTGGAGCTTCTAGCGTGCAAGAGGCGGCAAACGCCGCCTTCCATTCGACGCAGGAGATTGGCATGAACGGGATCGACACCAACTGCCCGAAAAAGCTTCGACTTGTTGGCATCGGCGCCGCCTGCATGCTTGCAGTCGCGGGCGCAGGCTGCGCCACTTCGGGCTACGGATCGGGCGCGGCCGGCTATGGCAGCCCGGCGTCCGGCTATGACGCCCGCTGTTACGACTGCGGCGTGATCACCCGGATCGAGCCGGTCCGGACCCAACGAGCACCCACCGCGACCGGCGCGGTGATCGGCGGCCTGGTCGGTGCCGCGGCCGGTCGCGAACTGGCCGACGACGAGAGCAAGGGCCGTCGCAACACGGCGACAGTCGCTGGTGCTGCAGCCGGTGCCGTCGCCGGCAACGCCATCCAGAACGCGGTGCAGACCCAGTACAACGTCCATGTCCGCATGGACGACGGGCGCACCACGGTCGTCACGGTGCCCAACGTAGTCGGCATGAGCGAGGGTTCTCGCGTGCGCGTCAGAGATGGTCGCATCCATGCACGTTGAACGCACTGATCCGGCTTGAAGCCAAAGAAAAACCCGGCCTCACGGCCGGGTTTTTCTTTGGCTCCGAATGACAGGAACCCGATTACAACGGCTCGACCGCGTCGGCCTGCAGGCCCTTCTGGCCCTGGACGACAGTGAAGGAGACCTGCTGGCCTTCCTTCAGGCTCTTGAAGCCATCGGTCTGGATCGCGCGGAAGTGCACGAACACATCCTCGCCATTCTCGCGGCTGATGAAGCCGAAGCCCTTCGCATCGTTGAACCACTTCACGGTACCGGTTTCACGGCTCGACATTGACTTGCTCCCTGGAACGTTGGTCTGGACATCGCTTTCGCGAAGTGCTGGTTGCAAGCAGGAAGTGAGGTGCATCGATGTAGCGGATCATCGGATCAACCGCATCGGGCCACGGTTCACGGTGACCCTGGCAAGCGCAGCGTCCGCAACTTACCCCGCAGCATGTGAAAATGCAATCCACGTTCAACATGCCGGATATTGCAGGGTGTTCGGCTCCGGTCGCGTGCATGATCGGTGCCGCAGACCCTCCCCATGGACTACATCGAATGGACCTTCAGAACCTTTACTACATGATCGCGGGCGTCCTGATCCTGGTCGGAATCGCCGGCGTCATCCTGCCCGCCTTGCCCGGCATCCCGCTGGTATTCATTGGCATGCTGCTGGCGGCCTGGGCGGGCGATTTCCAGCACGTAGGCTGGTTCCCGCTGCTATTGCTCGGCCTGCTCACCTTGTTGTCGCTGCTGGTGGACTTCGCCGCGACCGCACTCGGCGCCAAGCGCGTCGGCGCGAGCAGGCTCGCGATCATCGGTGCGGTCATCGGCACGTTCGCCGGGCTTCTGTACGGCCTCGTCGGCATCTTCATCGGCCCCTTCATCGGTGCGCTGGCCGGTGAATTGATCCACAGTCGCAAGGCCGGCCATGCCGCCCGGGTCGGGCTCGGCACCTGGATCGGGATCATCGTCGGCGCGGTGTTCAAGCTCGGACTGGCCTTCGCGATGGTCGGGCTTTTCGTCATCGCGTTGCTGTTCTGATCGAGACTCCTGCAGGAATCAGCCATGCTCCAATTTCACATGCCCCAGTCACACATGCTCCAGCCGCGAATACTCCTCATCGGCCTGTTCCTGGTTCCGGCTGTCGGCCTTGCCCAGCAACCGGCTTCCGCCGAAGCCTGCATGCAAGTCGAGGCCGACGCCGAGCGCCTTGCCTGCTACGACGCGTTCCATCGACGCCAGGCACGCAGCGTACGCGATGCAGATGTGGCTGCGCGCGAGGCGCGGGCGATCCAGGAAAACCTGGAAATCGCCGAGAAAGTCATCTCCGACACAGCCCCGTACACGCGTGGCGGCGAGCTCTACCCGAACGAGGACCCGCTGCGGGTGGCCCTGGCCAATGCCGGCAAGGGTTCACTGCTGGACAGCCGCTGGGAGCTGGCCCGCGACTCCAAGCTGGGCGCGTTCAATTTCCGCGCCTACAAACCGACCTACCTGCTGCCGGCATTCTGGACCAGCAAGATCAACGATATGCCGCATTCGCCCAACCCGGACAACACCGTGACCACGCCGCTGGGGCTGCAGGACATGGAGGCCAAGTTCCAGCTCAGCTTCAAGATGAAGGCCTGGGAAAACATCTTCGGCGACAACGGCGACCTCTGGTTGGGCTATACACAGAGTTCGCGCTGGCAGGTCTACAGCCCGGAGATATCGCGCCCGTTCCGGGAGACCAATTACGAACCGGAGGCGACCCTGATGTTCCGCACCCGCTACGACCTGCTGGGCTGGAACGGACGGATGACCGGCATCAGCCTCAATCACCAGTCCAACGGACGCGCCGACCCGTTGTCACGCAGCTGGAACAGGGTCATCGCCACGATCGGTCTCGACCGGGACAACTGGTCGCTGGTGCTGCGCCCGTGGTGGCGCGTTTCCGAGAAGGCCGAGGACGACGACAACTCCGACATCGCGGACTACATGGGGCGAGGCGATGCGACATTGGTCCATGTGCGCGGCGGCCACCAGTTCTCGCTGACCGGTCGCCACTCGCTGCGCAGCGGCGATCGCTCGCGCGGCTCGCTGCAATTCGATTGGGGTTTTCCGATCAACAACAGCCTGCGCGGCCACCTGCAGGTGTTCGATGGCTACGGCGAAAGCATGATCGACTACAACCACCGCGCGACCTATATCGGCCTGGGCGTGTCGATGCTCGAATGGTATTGATGGTTGTGTGGCGGGTGTGGCCACATTGTGCGGGGCAACCTGGGCGATCATGGTTTTCGACTACGGCATCATGTTCCACGGCCGCATATTCAAGGAGGTGAGTAGATGAAGATGCGACGCATCCTGTCCCTCGATGGCGGCGGCATCCGTGGCCTGGTGAGCTGCCAGTGGCTGGCCGGCGTCGAGGACGCCCTCGCCCAGGCCGGCAAGCCCGGCCTGACCAAGCACTTCGACCTGCTGGCGGGCAGTTCCACCGGAGCCATGATCGCCTGTGGACTGGCGATCGGTCTCAGCCCGGCCCAGTTGGCCGAGCTGTACCGCAAGCAGCGCAACGAGATATTCCCGGGCATGGCACAACGGCTGTGGTCGCGGGCCGGACGGCTGTTTACCCAGGGCGTGTCGGCTCCGCGCTACGACGGCAAGGGCCTGGAGAAAACGCTCAAGAGGGTCTTTGGCGACATCACGCTCGGCAAGGCGAAGAAGCCCTTGCTGATCACCAGCTACGACACCATCTCCCGCGCACCGGTGGTGTTCAAGAGCTTCAAGCCCGAACACGCCGACCTGCCGATGTGGGAAGTCTGCCGGGCATCGACCGCTGCGCCGACCTATTTTCCGGCCCACGGCATGACAATCGAAAGACGGAAGCGTTCCTTGATAGACGGCGGCGTGGTCGCCAACAACCCGACCGCCTGCGCGATCGCCGAGGCAATGCGCAAGGATCGCCAGGTCGGCGATACCCATGACCTGGTCGTGCTGTCGATCGGCACAGGCGAACGCAATCGTCCGATCGATCTGAAATCGGCGCGCGAATGGGGAGCCCTGGAATGGGCCGTGCCGATCATCGACGTGCTGTTCGACGGCAACACCGACGCGGTCGACTACATCGCCCGCCACATTGTCGGCGACGGCTACTTCCGCATGCAGACCGAGCTGACGCCGGGGCTGGACGACCTGGACGACGTCAGTGCGACCAATATCGCCGGGCTCGATGCGATGGCGAACAACTACCTGTTGCGAGCGGATACGCGCAAGATGCTGAAGCGGTTGACGGAAAAGCTCTGACCTACGTCCAGTCGGTCAGCCCTTCGCGCGCGTAGACCTCGCGGAAGGATGGCAGCGCCTTCATCCGCCCGGCATGCGCCAGCAGCGCCGGCCAGGTGTCGGTTGGCTTCGGCATGTTGCGCGACCAGCGCATCAGCATGGTGAACACGAAGTCGACCGCGGACATCGAATCGCCAAGCAGGTACGGCCCGCTGGCAGCGAGGTGGCCGTCGACCTGCTGCCAGGCGAACTCGATCGCCTCGCATGCCCGCGCCTTGACCGACTCGGCGTTCTCATCCCCAGCCACCTCGTTCGAGTAGAACCAGGCACGGTAGGCGGGCATCAGGGTATAAGCGCCGAAGAACATCCAGCGGTAGTAGGCTGCACGTTCCGGCGTGCCCACTTCGGGTGCAAGTCCGGCCTGAGGGTGCAGGTCGGCCAGGTGCATCGCGATCGCAGTGGATTCCGTCAACACTTGCCCATCGACCACCAACGTCGGCACCCGGCCTTGCGGATTGAGTTTCAGGTACTCGGGCGCCTTCTGTTCGCGCTTGTCGAAGTCGAGCATCCGCAGCTCGTGCTCGATGCCCAACTCGATCAGCAGCCAGTGAACGACAAGGGAAGCGGTGCTCTGGGAGCCGTAAAGGGTGACGGACATGCGCGGGTTCTCCTGAGGCCTGGAATCGCCATTCCCGCTTTCGCGGGAGTGACAGACGAGAAGCGGAACGACTACGCCGGTTCGACCACTACCGGAATCTTGCCGATCTTCGCTTGCCACTCGCGCGGACCGGTCCGGTGCACCGACTCGCCGGTCGAATCGACCGCCACGGTCACCGGCATGTCCTTGACCTCGAACTCGTAGATCGCCTCCATGCCCAGGTCTTCGAAAGCCAGCACCTTCGACGCCTTGATCGCCTTGGACACCAGGTAGGCCGAGCCGCCGACCGCCATCAGGTAGACCGCCCTGTTGTCGCGGATCGCCTCGATAGCCGTCGGGCCGCGCTCGGCCTTGCCGACCATGCCCAGCAGGCCGGTCTGCTCCAGCATCTGGCGGGTGAACTTGTCCATGCGGGTGGCGGTGGTCGGGCCGGCCGGGCCGACGACCTCCTCGCGCACCGGATCGACCGGGCCGACGTAGTAGATGAAGCGGTTGGTGAAGTCGACCGGCAGCGTCTCGCCCTTGTCGAGCATGTCGACCATGCGCTTGTGCGCGGCGTCGCGGCCGGTCAGCAGCTTGCCGTTGAGCAGGATCACCTCGCCCGGCTTGAAGCTGGCGACTTCTTCCCTGGTGATCGTGTCGAGGTCGACCCGGCGCGCGTTCTGCGGGTTGTAGGTCAGCTTCGGCCAGTCCTCCAGCGACGGCGGGTCGAGTGCGACCGGACCACTGCCGTCGAGGGTGAAGTGCGCATGGCGGGTCGCGGCGCAGTTCGGAATCATCGCCACCGGCAGGTTGGCGGCGTGGGTCGGGTAGTCCTTGACCTTGATGTCGAGCACGGTGGTCAGGCCACCCAGGCCCTGCGCGCCGATGCCGAGCGCGTTGACCTTCTCGTACAACTCCAGGCGCAGCTCCTCGGCGCGGTTGGACGGGCCGCGCGCGATCAGGTCCTGGATGTCGATCGGCTCCATCAACGACTCCTTGGCCAGCAGCATCGCCTTCTCGGCGGTGCCGCCGATGCCGATGCCGAGCATGCCCGGCGGGCACCAACCTGCGCCCATGGTCGGCACCGTCTTCAGCACCCAGTCGACGATCGAGTCGGACGGGTTGAGCATCGCGAACTTCGACTTCGCCTCCGAGCCGCCGCCCTTGGCGGCGACGATCACATCGACGGTGTTGCCCGGCACGACCTTGACGTTGACCACCGCCGGGGTGTTGTCCTTGGTGTTCCGGCGCTTGCCGGCCGGATCGGCCAGCACGCTGGCGCGCAGCTTGTTGTCCGGATGGTTGTAGGCGCGGCGCACGCCCTCGTTGACCATGTCCTCCACGCCCATCGTCGCGTCGTCCCAGCGCACGTCCATGCCGATCTCGAGGAACACTGTGACGATGCCGGTGTCCTGGCAGATCGGGCGATGGCCCTCGGCGCACATGCGCGAGTTGATCAGGATCTGCGCCATCGCGTCCTTGGCCGCCAGCGACTCCTCGCGCTCGTAAGCGGCGGCGAGGTTCTTGATGTAGTCGACCGGGTGGTAGTAGCTGATGTACTGCAGCGCGTCGGCGACGGACTGGATCAGGTCGTCCTGGCGAATCGACACGGGCTGGCGTACGGCGAATGCGTCGGGGGCGGTCGGGATTGCGGACACGGCGGGCAATGGCTGGCAGTGGAAACTGCATATTCTAGCCACCGCGGGCCGTCATTGCCCCGCCGTGGGTGCGACGAAGCGTGCGATTCCCGCGACGAAACGAAATGCCGCGGCGGCGGGCCCGCGCTAGCATGGGGTCCCTGCGTCCCGCCCGAATGCCCATGGCCATCGCCATCCCCGCCCGCTGGGGCTCTCGCACAGACAGTTGTTCTGGGTCCTGCACCTGGGCGGCTGGCTGGCCTATATGGGCCTGGGCTACCTGACGGCGCTTGCCTACGGCAAGCCCGGCGGCTACGCGATGATCCACCTGGCCACAGGAGTGACCGGCGCGGCCGCCACACTGGGGCTGCGCTACCTGCTGCGTGCCTGCCGGGGTCGTCCACCCGTACTGCAACTGGCGATCATGGTGCTGCCCATCCTCGCCAGCTCGGCGCTGATGGAGCGGGCCGGCCGCCACATCAAGCTCGAGTTCTGCCCGGGCTGCACGCCGGAGAACACGCTGATGGTGTTCTCCTATGCGTTGAGCAACATCTATGTCGTCCTGGCCTGGGTCGGGCTGTACCTGGGGATCACCTACTACCGTCAGTCCCAGGACGAGACCCGGCGCGCCCTCGCCGCCCGCGCCATGGCGCACCAGGCCCAGCTGAAGATGCTGCGCTACCAGCTCAACCCGCACTTCCTGTTCAACACCCTCAACGCGATCTCCACGCTGGTGCTGGACCGCGACAACGCCACCGCCAACCGGATGGTGCAGAGCCTGTCGTCGTTCCTGCGTCACTCGCTGGACAGCGATCCGATGCAGCGCGTGACCCTGCGCCAGGAAATGGACGCACTGGACCTGTACCTGGACATCGAGAAGGTCCGCTTCGCCGAGCGGCTGCGGGTCGAGATCGTGGTCGACGAGGAGTGCTGGCGCGCGCTCATGCCCAGCCTGCTGCTGCAGCCTCTGGTGGAGAACGCAATCAAGTACGCGGTCGCGAAACAGGTCGAAGGCGGCCTGCTGCGGATCGAGGCGCATCGCGAAGGCGACCGGCTCTCGCTGCGGGTGGTCGACGATGGTCCGGGCTGCCTGGCGCTCGAGGGCGAGACCCTGCCGGCGGGCACCGGCGTCGGCCTGCGCAACACGCGCGAGCGGCTCAAGGTGCTGTACGGCGACGCCGGCAACCTGTGCGTGCGCAACCTGGCGGGCGGGCTCGAGGTCCGCCTGCACCTGCCATTCGAGACATCGACCTCGGCCAGGAACGACGGGTGACATGACAATGGACGACTCGATTGCGAACGACAGCCGAAGCCCGGCACGGAAATCCCCCGGGCGTACGCCCGATGCTCCGATGCGAGCCCCGATCCGGACGCTGATCGTCGACGACGAACCGCTGGCCCGCCGTGGGCTCGAGCTCCGCCTGGCCGCCCA from Lysobacter alkalisoli harbors:
- a CDS encoding fumarate hydratase produces the protein MSIRQDDLIQSVADALQYISYYHPVDYIKNLAAAYEREESLAAKDAMAQILINSRMCAEGHRPICQDTGIVTVFLEIGMDVRWDDATMGVEDMVNEGVRRAYNHPDNKLRASVLADPAGKRRNTKDNTPAVVNVKVVPGNTVDVIVAAKGGGSEAKSKFAMLNPSDSIVDWVLKTVPTMGAGWCPPGMLGIGIGGTAEKAMLLAKESLMEPIDIQDLIARGPSNRAEELRLELYEKVNALGIGAQGLGGLTTVLDIKVKDYPTHAANLPVAMIPNCAATRHAHFTLDGSGPVALDPPSLEDWPKLTYNPQNARRVDLDTITREEVASFKPGEVILLNGKLLTGRDAAHKRMVDMLDKGETLPVDFTNRFIYYVGPVDPVREEVVGPAGPTTATRMDKFTRQMLEQTGLLGMVGKAERGPTAIEAIRDNRAVYLMAVGGSAYLVSKAIKASKVLAFEDLGMEAIYEFEVKDMPVTVAVDSTGESVHRTGPREWQAKIGKIPVVVEPA
- a CDS encoding sensor histidine kinase, whose amino-acid sequence is MFWVLHLGGWLAYMGLGYLTALAYGKPGGYAMIHLATGVTGAAATLGLRYLLRACRGRPPVLQLAIMVLPILASSALMERAGRHIKLEFCPGCTPENTLMVFSYALSNIYVVLAWVGLYLGITYYRQSQDETRRALAARAMAHQAQLKMLRYQLNPHFLFNTLNAISTLVLDRDNATANRMVQSLSSFLRHSLDSDPMQRVTLRQEMDALDLYLDIEKVRFAERLRVEIVVDEECWRALMPSLLLQPLVENAIKYAVAKQVEGGLLRIEAHREGDRLSLRVVDDGPGCLALEGETLPAGTGVGLRNTRERLKVLYGDAGNLCVRNLAGGLEVRLHLPFETSTSARNDG